AGCCGCAACAACTGCTTGGTGTTGATCGGCTTGAGGAGGAAATCCACGACGCTCAAATGCATCGCATCAATCGCATCACGCACGTTTGCATCGCCCGAAACGATGATGATCGGCAGCGCTGCACGGTCTGAATCGCGCACCTGCCGGATCAGGTCCAGGCCGTCGCACGGCGCCATCCGCAGATCGGTAATCACCAATGCAATGGATGGAAGGGTTTCCAGTAAATGCATCGCACTGTTGCCGCCAGCAGCGGTGATGCAAAAGATGTCATTGAGACTGAGGATCTCCGCGAGCAGCTCCCTTGCATCTTTGTCGTCGTCAACAATCAACACCCGTTGCGGCGATTGTGAGGATGGCGCCAGCATCACCTCGTTGAGGGCTTCGCGCTCTTCATCACTCAAAATGTCGTGATCGAACATACCCGTCTCTTCCCGTCGACTTAATTCTGACAGCGGATAGGAATGAACCTGCTGCACACTTCATGGCTTCATGCCTTGCATGATATTGCCTCATGCCACCCGCCTCCCACTTTCTTACCAAACTACACCCTAAAACCGCTCTTTCAGCACCTAATACTTACGTCCAATGGGCACTGCCCGCTAAGCGGCCGACCATGGACCTCATAAAAACAAGCGGTGTGAGTCATGAGCAAAGCGGACGCGTTCACCCAGGCAGGAAAGACGGCCGTGTTGCAAAACATCCACGGCACGATGCAGTTCCTGCAGAAATTCCCCCCCTTTAATCAAATGGAAAATGCCCATCTGGCGTATCTGGTAGAACAGTGCCAGCTGCGTTTCTACGCTACCGACGAGAGCATCATCAAGACTGGCGATGGGCCAGTAGAACATTTTTATATCGTCAAGCAAGGCCGGGTGGTCGGCGAGCGACCACATTCTGCCAAAGGTGGAACCGAGACCACGTTCGAAATCACCACTGGCGAATGCTTTCCGCTGGCCGCTTTGCTGGGTGAGCGGGCAACGCGCACCGAGCACCTGGCTGCGGAAGACACCTTCTGCCTGCAACTCAACAAGCAGGCGTTCATCAAGCTGTTTGCACTCTCCAGCCCGTTCAGGGATTTCTCCCTGCGCGGGGTAAGCAGCCTGCTCGATCAGGTCAATAGAGAAGTAAAGCAGAAGGCTGTCGAAACTCTCGGCACACAGTATTCATTGAACACGCGTCTGGGCGAATTGGCGATGCGTCATCCGGTCACCTGCGGCCCTGAAATGCCGTTGCGAGAAGCGGTCAGGCTGATGGATGAGCAGCAAGTGGGCAGCATCGTCATCGTCGACCAGGACAAGGCGCCGCTGGGGATATTTACCCTGCGCGACCTGCGTCAGGTGGTGGCGGACGTCGATGCCGATTTCGGTCAACCCATCGAGCGCAGCATGATTCAGGCGCCGTTCTACCTGAGCCCCGACGCCAGCGCCTTTGACGCAGCCATCGCCATGACCGAGCGGCATATCGCCCACGTTTGCCTGGTCAAGGATCAGCGCCTGTGCGGCGTGGTCTCGGAGCGAGATCTGTTTTCGCTACAGCGCGTGGATCTGGTGCATCTGGCGCGGACCATTCGCACTGCGCCACGCATCGATGCGCTGGGCAATATGCGTGGCGACATCGTGCAACTGGTGGATCGCATGCTTGCCCACGGGGCGTCGTCGACCCAGATCACACAGATCATCACCCTGCTCAACGACCATATGGTCTGCCGGGTCATCGAGCTGACGCTGGAGGAAAAAGGCGATCCTGGCATCCCGTTTACGTGGCTGTGCTTTGGCAGCGAGGGGCGGCGGGAGCAAACGCTGTATACCGATCAGGACAACGGGATTCTGTTCGAAGCCAAGGATGGGGCCGAGGCCGCGCAGATACGCGGCCGTCTCTTGCCCATTGCCGAACGCATCAATCAAGGGCTGGCACTGTGCGGTTTTGCGCTGTGCAAGGGCGGGATCATGGCGAGCAATCCCGAGTTGTGTTTATCGCGCATTGAATGGGCGCGGCGGTTCAGCTCATTCATCCGGGAGGCCACGCCCGAGAACCTGCTGTCCTCCAGCATCTATTTCGACTTGCGCGTGGTCTGGGGCGATGAAAGCGGCGGCGAGCAACTGCGCTCCAGCATTCTGGATCAGGTGGCCGACAACAAACTCTTCCAGCGGATGATGGCCGACAACGCATTGCGCCAGCGCCCGCCGGTGGGCCGCTTCAAGGATTTCGTGGTCGCCCGCAAGGGCAGCGAAAAGGACACGCTGGACTTGAAGACACAGGGCCTGACGCCGTTTGTCGATGGTGCGCGACTGCTCGCGCTAGCCAACGGGATCAGCGCCAACAATACGCTGGAGCGCCTGCGCCAACTGGTCGCCCGAGAAGTTATCGAGCCTCTGGACGGGGCAGCGTATGAAGAGGCCTACCATTTCATTCAGCAGACGCGCATGCAGCAACACCAGCAGCAGAGCCGACAACATTTGCCGTACTCCAACCGCATCGATCCGGATGTGCTCAACCATCTGGATCGGCGAATTCTGCGCGAATCATTTCGCCAGGCACAGCGCCTGCAAACCAGCCTGACCTTGCGTTATCAACTGTGAATTCCAGACCCGATGAATTTGTTCGAATGGCTAAAGCCACCCAAACGTACGCAACCCACGGCGCTGACATCGATACAGGCAGAACGCCTGGGCCAATTGCCGCACAGTACGTCGCTTGACGAACATCCGCTGCGTGCTCAGCGCTGGGTGGTGCTGGACCTTGAGACCAGTGGCCTGAACATGAACCGCGATGAAGTGCTGTCCATCGGCGCGGTGATAATTGAAGACGGCGCGATTGATCTGGGTCAGCAGTTCGAGCGAACGTTGTTGCGTACCGATCACAAGCTCAGTCCCAGCGTACTGATTCATGGGTTGGGGCCCAGCGCGATTGCGGCCGGTGCCGAGCCGGTGGAGGCGCTGCTCGACTTCATGGAGTTTTTGGGGGACAGCCCGGTGCTAGCGTTTCATGCGCCGTTCGATCAGCACATGATTGGCCGCGCGCTCAAAGAGAGCCTGGGGTATCGCTTGCAGCATCATTTTTTCGACGCGGCTGAAATGGCGCCGATGCTGTGTCCACAGGCAAGTTTTCGCCAGGCCGGGCTGGATGACTGGACAGGATTTTTCGGGCTGCACGCCGAGGAACGTCATCACGCCAGCGCCGATGCACTGGTCACTGCCGAGCTGGGACTGATCCTGTTCAGCCATGCCCGCCGCCAGGGTATCGACAGCCCCGCCCACTTGGAGCAAAGCCTGAGCCAGTGGCGCAGACGCCAGAAATCGCATTCGTTTTGAGCGGGTTGACTCTTAAGTCCGTCAGTAAATATCACGGCTGCTGCCCGGCAGCGATTCCTGGGACTGCGGTGTGTCAGGTAAACCTGGGGCTCTGATTTGAGGACTGCTGCGCAGCCCCAGTTTGCTGCGCGACAACCCGGCGCCTTGGCGACAGGACGACTCCTACGCATTCACTTCGATTAACAAATTCCGTTCGTGACCGAACCAATCGGGTCACACGCCAGTTACATACAGAAATACAATCAACCAACACACCTATTTCAATTGACAATAAAACGTGAGTTTGCCTAAATCTAGTCGTACGACGACGTATAACGATCGCCGCCTATAACAACAATACAAATGAGTGGATTCGATGAAAATCAAAGGCATCCGTTGGTGGATGGTCGCGCTGATTACGGGCGGCCTGATCGTCAACTACCTCGCTCGCAATACTCTCTCCGTTGCAGCCCCGACCATGATGGCCGAGCTCAACATATCCACAGAGCAGTACTCGCACGTCGTCATCGCCTGGCAGATGGGCTACGCCTTCATGCAGCCGGTGGCTGGCTATGTGATTGACGCCATTGGCACCAAGATCGGCTTCGCGATTTTTGCCGTGGCCTGGTCTGTGGCCTGTGCCTCTGCGGCGATGGCAACCGGCTGGCAGAGCCTGGCGTTTCTGCGCAGTTTGCTGGGTATCACCGAGGCCGCTGGCTTTCCCGCTGCCATCAAGGCCACCACCGAGTGGTTCCCGGCTAAAGAGCGCTCGGTTGCCATTGGCTGGTTCAACATCGGATCGTCCATTGGTGCGCTGCTCGCGCCACCGCTGGTGGTATGGGCGATCCTGCACAACGGCTGGCAAGTAGCGTTCATCATCGTCGGCGTGTTGGGCTTGCTGTGGAGCGCCTCGTGGCTGCTGTTGTACAAACACCCTCTCAATCAACGCCTGCTGGGCGATGACGAACGTGATTACATCCTTGCCGGCCAGGAAAACCACCTCAAGGACGCACCCACCGAGCGCGCCAGCTGGAAGAAAATCGTCGGCACCCGCAACTTTTACGCCATCGCTTCGGCGCGCATGTTGTCGGAGCCTGCCTGGCAGACCTTCAATGCCTGGATTCCGCTGTACCTGATGACCGAACGGCACATGAACATCAAGGAAATCGCGATGTTCGCCTGGCTGCCGTTTCTGGCGGCAGACATCGGCTGCGTGCTGGGCGGCTATCTCAGCCCGCTGTTTCACAAGCACTTCAAAGTCTCCCTGCTGACCTCACGCAAAATGGTCATGGTGCTGGGTTCCTTGTGCATGATCGGGCCGGGCTGCATTGGCCTGGTGGACAGCCCTTATATGGCTATTGCGCTGCTGTGCGTGGGCGGTTTCGCGCACCAGACACTGTCGGGCGCGCTGTACTCGATCACCTCGGACTCTTTCGGCAAGAACGAAGTCGGCACCGCAACCGGGCTCGGCGGCATGTGCGGTTTCCTTGGCGCGGCCATCTTCACCCTCGTGCTCGGGATCATGGTCACAAAAGTCGGCTACAGCCCTCTGTTCGTGGCGCTTGCGGCGTTCGATATCGTCGCGGCCCTGATCATCTGGTTCGTTCCCAGGCCGCTGGTGACACCGTTGGATGTGGCCTCCGCAAGCGGCTCGGCCCCTGCAACCGCCGAGGGTTTGCCAACCACTTGATCCGCAGGTTCGGGCCGGCGATGTCGGCCCGAACACGCTGAACGTCCTATTGCGGTCTGTTCCTGCGCTGAATAGTCTACTGAGCTGCCTGCCTAGAGGAATGTCCATGTCCGCCACGAGCATGACGCTGTACTACAACTCGGCTTCACCTTTCGCGCGCAAAGTGCTGGTGCTGCTTCACGAGACCGAACAGACCAGCCGCGTGAGCCTCAAGGCTGTCAGCCCCACGCCCGTCAGCCCCGACAACGAGCTGATTCAGGAAAACCCAGCGGGCAAGCTCCCGGCACTTCGCCTGGCCGATGGCAACGTGTTGCACGACAGCCGTGTGATCCTCGACTACCTCGATCACCAGCATGTCGGTAACGCCCTCATTCCCCGCGAGGGCTCTGCCCGCTGGAGGCGTCTGACGCTGGCGTCGCTGGCCGATGCGCTACTGGATGCGGCGTTGTTAATCCGTTATGAGACCTTTCTGCGCCCCGCGGAAAAGCAATGGCGGGAGTGGCTCGACAATCAACAGGAAAAAATCACGCGCTCCCTGCTCTATTTTGAACAGGAAGCGGTCACGGAACTGAGCTCAAACTTTGACATCGCGTCCATCAGCGTGGCCGCCGCGCTGGGTTATCTGGACTTTCGTCAGCCAGACCTCAACTGGCGCAGCAGCTACCCGCGACTGGCCGCCTGGTATTACGAAGTCAGCCAGCGTCCGTCGATGATCGAGACCCAACCGCCGGCTTGAGCGATCCCGGATATCCGGGATGCAGGCCCGGCGTCAATCAGCAGTCGGGTTTATCCGCGGTGTAGCGCCGCGCCGGATTGACCGCCGCGCCGAACTCGCGCAACGCCTTGGCGCCGATCAGGAGTGGATAGTTGAAGTGGCTGCGGTCGACGAGGTTGACCTCGACCGTGCGCTTGACGTCGCCCAGGCAGAGTTCCAGGTCCACCACCGGACGTTTCGTCGCGTCGGCCGGCTCATCGTCCTCGTCGCCTTCGGAGCGACCCTTGATGCGGCTGATACGCGAAACCTTATGCTCGTAAACCTTGTTATCGGCGTCCTTGGTCGCCAGGCGAAAACGTACCCAGTCTTCGCCATCGCGCTTGAACAGTTCGATGTCCTTGGCCGACAGGGATGCGGTCAGGGCGCCGGTGTCCATCTTGGCTTTGAAGGTCTCGCCAAACTCGGAGACCTGAATGTATTCATAACGGCCATACAACGTGGGTTTAGCTGCCATGACCGGCAACGCCAACAGTGACAAAAGCGCCAGAAGTGATTTCACGTAACAGGTTCCTCGAAGGGGTGGACCGGGAGTGCGCCCGGTTTTAGACCGCGATGTCGTTCATCGTTCGATCACCAGATAGATCCGCAGTGTAGGTGTGCGGGGGTGAAACATTCGTGATCGACCGCCGGATTTGGCGGCGCGCCCATTGCTGCTTATCATTGCCTGCACTTTATCCACCACGAGTCGTTCTATGCGTCACCTGCTAACCGGTCTTCTCGTCACGCTGTTGTTGCTGCTCAACACCTTGGTGCTGTTCGGGCCGTTGATGGTCTTTGCGCTGCTTAAACTGGTGTTCCAGGGCGAGATGCGTGATCGCTGTTCGTGGGCCGTCATGTGGATCGCTGAAACCTGGGCCGAGATCGACAAGCTGATTTTTCGGCTGTGCATCCCGACGCAATGGGACATTCGTGGTAACGACGGCCTGCGCGACGACACCTCTTATCTGGTGATCAGCAATCATCAATCGTGGGTCGATATTCCAGCGCTGGTGCAGACGCTCAACCGGCGCACGCCGTTTTTCAAATTCTTCCTCAAGAAAGAACTGATCTGGGTGCCGTTTCTGGGCCTTGCCTGGTGGGCGCTGGATTATCCGTTCATGAAGCGCTACACCAAGGCGTTTCTCGCCCGCCATCCCGAGCTTAAAGGCCAGGACCTGGAGATCACCAAATCGGCGTGCGAGCTGTTCAAGCGCCAGCCGGTGACGGTGGTCAATTACCTGGAAGGCACACGGTTTACCGAGGCAAAAAGCGCCGCGCAGGTTCCGCCCTACACACATTTGCTCAAGCCCAAGGCCGGCGGCGTGGCGTTTGTACTGGCGGCAATGGGCGAGCAGCTCGACGCGATTCTGGACGTGACCGTGGTGTATCCGGGTTCAAGGATTCCAGGATTTTGGGACTTGATTTGCGGGCGCGTACCGCGCGTGATCATCGACATCCAGACCCGCGACCTCGACCCCGCCTTGTGGCAGGGGGACTACGAAAACGATCCGGTGTTTCGCGAGAAGGTGCAGGCCTGGGTCAATCAGCTGTGGCTGGAAAAGAACGCCAAAATCGTTGAGTTACGCAGCGAAATTCAGGGAATACAGCGCGATCCCCTGTAGGCGCTGACGAGCTGATGAAGGCTGCGATGCGGTAGACGCGGTACATCTGACCTATCGCATCGCGGCCTCGCTAAAGCTCGTCAACTCCTGCATGGATGTGCGTGGCTCGTTGGAATTGCGTCGACTGAGGCTCGGTTGTTGATTCAGCTACCAGCGCCCCAGACGCCCGCCAGGCTTTGCAGCGCTGAACCGCCTGCGCCTTGCTGACCGAGATATTGCAGGATCACCGGCACAAACTGGCTGACCATGCCGCTGTCCATGCCCAGCGCTTTGAACGCCGAGTTCACGTCGCCCATGTTCTGCACGTTACCCAAGGCGCTATCGACTGCGGATTTGCTGCCACTCGAGTCGCCCAACAAAGCGCCCAGACCACCGAGACTGCCCAGCGCTGAGTTACCCGCCAGTTGGTCAAGGCCCGGTACCGACTTGCTCAGCTGCGAGTAGTCGTTACCGGCCAGCTTGTTCTTCGCCAGACCCAACAGGGCCCCGGTTCCCCCCACGGCCTGTTGCGGCGTGACATTGAGTTGCGTGCCCAGCGTATTCAGCAAACCAGCCGCTTCTGGCGCTGCGGTGGCTTTCTGATTGCCACCAGTGGCATTCGAGACAGCGTTCGCTGCGTCGTTGAGGTTAAAGGCAAACGCGGGGCTGGCGGCCAGCGCCAAGAGCGTCGCCACTGCAGCACCGCGTGTGTTCTTGCGCAAAACCTTCATCGAAACGTTCATTGAAGCAACCTCGTTGGCTAGATATCCGGCGAAGCCGGCTAAACACGCGTTGGACCATCGCCCGGAAGGAAGTTCCAACGCCACGGGGCGACCGTCTGGCTGCTTAACGCAAATATATTCGTCATTGCTGCATCTACTTCAGGCCCGGGTGCGTATCCCTTGCACGGACAGATTTTCTCTCCGACAAAAACAGGATCATCACCATGAAGCGCAATTCGATTAAAGCTCCACTGATCGCAAGTTTGCTGACGCTGGCGTTATCCACTTCTTTGGCGATCAGCAGTGTGCAGGCCGCCGACATGATGCATCAGGATGTCATGGTGGGCGGGCAAAGCATGTCGCCGACCAAAACCATTGTCGACAACGCGGTCAACTCAGCTGATCACACCACGCTGGTAGCCGCCGTCAAAGCCGCAGGTCTGGTCGATACGCTCAAAGGCAAAGGCCCATTCACTGTGTTCGCTCCGGTAAACGCCGCATTCGCCGCTCTGCCGGCTGGCACCGTTGACACCCTGCTAAAGCCTGAGAACAAAGCCACGCTGACCAAAGTCCTGACCTACCACGTGGTCGCCGGGAATCTGGACATGATGGAACTGAGCAAGCGTATCAAAGCCGGTGGTGGCAAGACCGAATTGACGACAGTGAGCGGCGGCAAGCTGACGCTGATGATGAACGGCCCCCACAACATCGTGATCAAGGACGAAAAAGGCGGCATCGCGGACATCAGTACCTACGACGTGACCCAGTCCAACGGCGTCATCCACGTCATCGACAAAGTCTTGATGCCGAAAAGCTAAGGCCCGGCGCTGCCGACGCTGCCGACGCTGCAGGATGAGCGTCGGCTCCTCGGTTCTTTTACAGAGCGACAAAAGAGTGAATGGAACTACGGCCCCAGCTGGACTAATCTGCCACTACTTGCGCGAACAGCGCTGTCGCACTTCGTATTCTGGCTGGAGAACTGCTATTTCGCCCGTCGACACTGATGAACTCAGGCAACTGCTCGCTCAGTGCTCACTGGGTAACCGCCGCGCCTTCGAAACCCTGTACCGCAACGTCTCAGGACAATTGTTCGCCGTCGCGTTGCGCTGCATGGGCCAACGCGATCTGGCCGAAGACGTGCTGCAGGAAGCCTTCGTGCGGATCTGGAACAGCGCCTCGCAATACGACGCCAACCTTTCGGCGCCCATGACCTGGATGATCAGCATCACCCGCAACAAGGCCATCGATCAATTACGCAAACATCGGGAAGCACCGCTGACCGATGAGCAGGCCAACGCGCTGCTGGACGAGACGCCGTCCGCCCTTTCCCAGCTTGAGCGCAGCCGTGACGCCAACGCGTTGCAGCGCTGCCTCGACACACTCGAAGACATGCAACGCCAGTCGATCATTACCGCCTACTTCCACGGCGCTTCCCATGGGGAGCTGACCGCGCTACTCGCCGCGCCGCTGGGCACGGTCAAATCCTGGATACGCCGGGGCATGGAACGTCTGCGCAGGTGCCTTGAATCATGAATTATCAACAGCCACAGTTGCGCCGGGCGCTCGCCGCCGATTACGCCATCGGCATGATGCCTTCCACCGCACGCCGACGTTTTGAAAGCCTGTTACTGGATGATCCGTCGCTGCGGCGCGAAGTCGCGCAGTGGCAGGAATCGCTGGTCGGGCTGACCTCATCGCTGCAAGCCCAGGACGTGCCTGATCGCGTCTGGCAAAGAATCGTCGCGCGTATCGATCCGCAAGAGTTGCATGTCCCCGTGAAACGGCCTTTCTGGAATTGGCTGCGTATCACCGCCCTCGCCTGCTCACTGGCGGCGGCAGGGCTGCTGGGTGTGATCTACAACCGCGACACCGCTAGCTACAACGCGACCCTGTTGGCAAATAATCAGCAGCCGGCGTTGAGCGTTCAGGCCTACGACCGCTACCTGAATGTCGAACCGCTCGCGGTCGCCTCGGTTGAGTCCGGGCGCAGCCTTGAGCTGTGGGCGATCCCGGCCGGTGGCGTGCCGGTTTCACTGGGGGTAATTCCTGATAACGGCAAGGGCCGCGTGGAGTTGAGTGAGAACCAGCGCAAGCTGATAGGCACGCCGACGACGCTAGCGATCACGCTGGAGCCGCAAGGCGGCTCGCCAGATGGCAAACCGACAGGGCCGGTGTTGTACCAAGGCAAACTGGCGAGTTTGTGAGGCATGGGTTGTCGCGGGCCGATGCGCGAAAACCGTGCCGGCTCGTTACCAGGCCACAGCGGACTCAAACACCCGCTGCGGCTCGAATGCCCGCTTTAGGCGCAGATCACTCAGCGCAGAACCAGGCTTGATCTCTGAGTGCCGGCTGACGGTGTGCTCGAAGTGCTGACCGGCGCGCAACTTCTCCAGCAATGTCGTCAGATGCGAACCCCCTTGATCATCACGCTCCCTGTACAGCGGTTCGCTGAAATACAGCGTCGTCGATGGCCGTGAGTCGGGGTCCAGCGAGGCACGACGGGTCAGTGAAAAGCCTGACAACCAAGGGGTCCAAAGCCCGCGAGCGCCGGCGGCAAAGCATTCGTCGGGATAAAAATCGCCCTCGCACTCCTGCTCGTCGCGGTACATCGGTGCTGTCCGCAGGTGCTGGCGAAACGCTGAGCGATACCCTGTTTGGCAAATGTCCGCAGAAACACCCGCCCATACGCATGCATTCGCGCTTTCATAAAAAACCGTAGAGGAGAACCAGCGCAGTGGTGTTTGCTCCAACTGAGCACTCGCCAGCGTGCGGGTGAAGCCTGCAACCAGCGCTAAGCCGGTCAGCAATCGGAACGAGGTTTTTACAGTCCAAACAAACATGTATTACCCACAGCCTGAAAAAAACGGGCCGGACAGATAACACAGCAAAAAACAGCTCGAAACGGTGTGAAACAGAAGTCAAAAATTCCACTTAAACTTACGGAAAAACCCTACAGCTACCGCTCTAGATACTTACACAGCAACAAAAAAGGGCGACATCCATCGCGCTCCTGTCCTGCCTGACGCGTCAAGCCGCGCTGAACAACTTGTGTGGATCAATCACGAATTTGTTCGGTACGCCGGCATCGAACTCAGCGTAACCACGCGGTGCATCGTCGAGGCTGATGACTTCTACGCCGACAATGTCGGCAATCTTGATACGGTCCCACATGATGGCCTGCATCAACTGGCGGTTGTACTTCATCTGCGCAGTATGGCCTGCGTGGAGCCTATGAGAGTTCTTCCGGCCCAGGCCTGCCCCTGCCGAGCCTATCAACGCAATAGCCAATCGAGATAAAAGCCATTCCGAAATCTTTTTAAAACTGTCATTTCTGTCAGTTGGCAGTACTCCATCACTCACCCAACATGAGAACTCCAAAACACACCACTTAGCTAAGGGAATACATAACATGCGAAACAAAATCGCCTGGACGGCACTCGCAGCAATTCTGATGGTGGGCAACGCGTACGCCGACCTAACCGTTTGCCCGGCTGTTGCGGATATCAAGGCATCGGAATTTACGAGTTCAGATCCGAATATTCCTGCCCCCTACAACGAGGGTTTTCAATACACCGCTCCTTCGGCGTCGGGCAAACAATGGGAGGGGGAAACTCTGGCGACTAAAGACAGCTTTCTGGACCGCGAATACGAGCTCAAAGCAGACGCGGTCAAGGAGATGGATGACAAGACAGTTTGCGAGTACGGAGGTAAAAAGATCGGTAACTCCGAACCCTATCTAAAGCTGACGCTGAAAAAATGATAACGAGCGACCGGAAGGTCGCCCTTTTTAAGATGCACTCCACTTACGCCGCGCTGAACAGCTTGTGCGGATCGATCACAAACTTCTTCGGCACACCGGCATCGAACTCGCCGTACCCGCGCGGGGCGTCATCGAGCGTAATAACTTCGACACCCACGACATCGGCGATGTTGATGCGATCCCACATGATCGCCTGCATGAGCTGGCGGTTGTATTTCATGACTGGGGTCTGACCGGTGTGGAAGCTGTGGGACTTGGCCCAACCCAGCCCGAAGCGAATGCTCAGGCTGCCCATTTTCGCTGCAGCATCGACGGCACCTGGATCTTCGGTGACGTAGAGGCCCGGAATCCCGATCTTGCCCGCGACACGCACCACCCCCATCAGCGAGTTGAGCACTGTTGCCGGCGCTTCGGCCTTGACGCCGTCATGCCCGTGACCGCGTGCCTCAAAGCCCACGGCGTCGACGGCGCAATCCACTTCAGGCTCGCCGAGCAGCGCAGCAATCTGTTCGTGCAGCGGGGTGTCTGTGGACAGGTCAGCGATTTCAAAACCCTGAGCCTTGGCGTGAGCCAGACGCACCGGATTAACATCACCGACGATGACGACTGCAGCGCCCAGCAAGCGAGCCGATGCTGCGGCCGCCAGACCGACCGGGCCCGCGCCAGCAATGTAAACGCTGCTACCGGGGCCAACGCCCGCAGTGACCGCACCGTGGTAACCGGTCGGCAGGATGTCGGAAAGGCAGGTTAAATCGCGGATCTTTTCCATGGCCTTGTCGCGATCAGGCAGTTTCAGCAGGTTGAAGTCGGCGTACGGCACCAGCACGTATTCGGCCTGCCCGCCGACCCAGTCACCCATGTCGACGTAACCGTATGCGCCGCCCGGGCGCCCCGGATTGACGCTCAGGCAAACGCCGGTGTGCTGCTCTTTGCACGAGCGGCACAGGCCGCACGCAACGTTGAAGGGCACCGAAACCAGATCGCCGATCTTGAGATTTTCGACGCCGGTGCCCATTTCGATCACTTCGCCGGTGATCTCGTGACCTAGCACCAGGCCGACCTGGGCGGTCGTGCGACCGCGCACCATGTGCTGGTCCGAGCCGCAGATGTTGGTGGAAACTACTCGCAGGATGACGCCGTGCTCGATCTTCTTGCCGCGCGGGTCCTGCATTTTGGGATAGTCGATTTTCTGTACTTCGACCTTGCCAGCGCCGAGATACACCACACCACGATTACCAGACATGCCTGTCACCTCTTGATTTGTTGTTGTAGAAGGTGGAGCTAGCTTCAAGCTTCGAGCCGTAAGCTAAAAACGCTGATCTGAGTCGTCCGGCCATTACGAAGTCGCCGGAGTTTTGCTTTTCCTCTTGCAGCTTGCAGCTTATGGCTTGCAGCTACAGAACCACTGTTCGATTCGCGTTCAAGAAAACCCGCCGCTCAATGTGATACCCCACCGCCCGTGCCAGTGTCAGGCCTTCGATGTCGCGCCCTTTGGCGATCAGGTCTTCTGGGTAGTGGCTGTGGTCCACAGCCTCCACGCCTTGGGCGATGATCGGGCCTTCGTCCAGATCATTGTTGATGTAATGCGCCGTAGCGCCGACCAGCTTTACGCCTTTGTTGT
The DNA window shown above is from Pseudomonas sp. BSw22131 and carries:
- a CDS encoding response regulator, which produces MFDHDILSDEEREALNEVMLAPSSQSPQRVLIVDDDKDARELLAEILSLNDIFCITAAGGNSAMHLLETLPSIALVITDLRMAPCDGLDLIRQVRDSDRAALPIIIVSGDANVRDAIDAMHLSVVDFLLKPINTKQLLRLVKRELGVE
- a CDS encoding putative nucleotidyltransferase substrate binding domain-containing protein → MSKADAFTQAGKTAVLQNIHGTMQFLQKFPPFNQMENAHLAYLVEQCQLRFYATDESIIKTGDGPVEHFYIVKQGRVVGERPHSAKGGTETTFEITTGECFPLAALLGERATRTEHLAAEDTFCLQLNKQAFIKLFALSSPFRDFSLRGVSSLLDQVNREVKQKAVETLGTQYSLNTRLGELAMRHPVTCGPEMPLREAVRLMDEQQVGSIVIVDQDKAPLGIFTLRDLRQVVADVDADFGQPIERSMIQAPFYLSPDASAFDAAIAMTERHIAHVCLVKDQRLCGVVSERDLFSLQRVDLVHLARTIRTAPRIDALGNMRGDIVQLVDRMLAHGASSTQITQIITLLNDHMVCRVIELTLEEKGDPGIPFTWLCFGSEGRREQTLYTDQDNGILFEAKDGAEAAQIRGRLLPIAERINQGLALCGFALCKGGIMASNPELCLSRIEWARRFSSFIREATPENLLSSSIYFDLRVVWGDESGGEQLRSSILDQVADNKLFQRMMADNALRQRPPVGRFKDFVVARKGSEKDTLDLKTQGLTPFVDGARLLALANGISANNTLERLRQLVAREVIEPLDGAAYEEAYHFIQQTRMQQHQQQSRQHLPYSNRIDPDVLNHLDRRILRESFRQAQRLQTSLTLRYQL
- a CDS encoding 3'-5' exonuclease — translated: MNLFEWLKPPKRTQPTALTSIQAERLGQLPHSTSLDEHPLRAQRWVVLDLETSGLNMNRDEVLSIGAVIIEDGAIDLGQQFERTLLRTDHKLSPSVLIHGLGPSAIAAGAEPVEALLDFMEFLGDSPVLAFHAPFDQHMIGRALKESLGYRLQHHFFDAAEMAPMLCPQASFRQAGLDDWTGFFGLHAEERHHASADALVTAELGLILFSHARRQGIDSPAHLEQSLSQWRRRQKSHSF
- a CDS encoding MFS transporter; amino-acid sequence: MKIKGIRWWMVALITGGLIVNYLARNTLSVAAPTMMAELNISTEQYSHVVIAWQMGYAFMQPVAGYVIDAIGTKIGFAIFAVAWSVACASAAMATGWQSLAFLRSLLGITEAAGFPAAIKATTEWFPAKERSVAIGWFNIGSSIGALLAPPLVVWAILHNGWQVAFIIVGVLGLLWSASWLLLYKHPLNQRLLGDDERDYILAGQENHLKDAPTERASWKKIVGTRNFYAIASARMLSEPAWQTFNAWIPLYLMTERHMNIKEIAMFAWLPFLAADIGCVLGGYLSPLFHKHFKVSLLTSRKMVMVLGSLCMIGPGCIGLVDSPYMAIALLCVGGFAHQTLSGALYSITSDSFGKNEVGTATGLGGMCGFLGAAIFTLVLGIMVTKVGYSPLFVALAAFDIVAALIIWFVPRPLVTPLDVASASGSAPATAEGLPTT
- a CDS encoding glutathione S-transferase, encoding MSATSMTLYYNSASPFARKVLVLLHETEQTSRVSLKAVSPTPVSPDNELIQENPAGKLPALRLADGNVLHDSRVILDYLDHQHVGNALIPREGSARWRRLTLASLADALLDAALLIRYETFLRPAEKQWREWLDNQQEKITRSLLYFEQEAVTELSSNFDIASISVAAALGYLDFRQPDLNWRSSYPRLAAWYYEVSQRPSMIETQPPA
- the rloA2 gene encoding retropepsin-like aspartic peptidase RloA2; the protein is MKSLLALLSLLALPVMAAKPTLYGRYEYIQVSEFGETFKAKMDTGALTASLSAKDIELFKRDGEDWVRFRLATKDADNKVYEHKVSRISRIKGRSEGDEDDEPADATKRPVVDLELCLGDVKRTVEVNLVDRSHFNYPLLIGAKALREFGAAVNPARRYTADKPDC
- a CDS encoding acyltransferase produces the protein MRHLLTGLLVTLLLLLNTLVLFGPLMVFALLKLVFQGEMRDRCSWAVMWIAETWAEIDKLIFRLCIPTQWDIRGNDGLRDDTSYLVISNHQSWVDIPALVQTLNRRTPFFKFFLKKELIWVPFLGLAWWALDYPFMKRYTKAFLARHPELKGQDLEITKSACELFKRQPVTVVNYLEGTRFTEAKSAAQVPPYTHLLKPKAGGVAFVLAAMGEQLDAILDVTVVYPGSRIPGFWDLICGRVPRVIIDIQTRDLDPALWQGDYENDPVFREKVQAWVNQLWLEKNAKIVELRSEIQGIQRDPL